One window of the Colletotrichum destructivum chromosome 4, complete sequence genome contains the following:
- a CDS encoding Putative carboxylesterase, type B, carboxylesterase type B, alpha/Beta hydrolase, which yields MSTATDQGPSWQWALGLPLAAAGLLGYLWAGPNNGFTTNQHTGSKYSPAASVTINQGTVLGRLVTDGTFPEPVEGFMGIPYALPPVGQLRFRHAVPVPSGNDTLRAFELGPRCPGKQLVPFTNDEWLGPDWQSEDCLTINVYRPRGHTADEGGRKLPVAVMIPGGAFNRGAARMHNTPSMLAWSEEPWVGVSMQYRVGVAGGLNTALTEKEGLLNLGLKDMYVALEWVQENIAAFGGDPDDVTIMGLSAAAHGIGHLIMDVNQKKKLFHKAIMDSGGHTARVVHPPGSKLNEAHFQEFLELTGCGNRPEHEILPCLRALPSSTIIESGQTVYERSNPSVRWAWQPVLDGDIISRRPIDAWKSNRWNKVPILTGSAHNEGAMYVPRTASTPGDFTDFFRTLLPQLSEADLAELNALYPDPSTDPGSEYVETRPLDVGSQYKRAEAAYGHYAYTCPVRQTAVWGSRHAGDPPVYLYHWALNKTALYGANHGDQMRYQTYNAEVRSISPKQDEIAAAMHAYATSFIVHGDPNRFKARSDDGLPEWLPFGGGTQGEEAGKTMVLGEGNDERAGGSGLGTTARFAAYNWAEKECDFWWKLTEKFED from the exons ATGTCGACAGCAACAGATCAGGGACCAAGCTGGCAATGGGCCCTGGGGTTGCCCTTGGCCGCGGCAGGTCTCTTGGGTTATCTCTGGGCCGGCCCAAACAACGGATTCACCACGAACCAGCACACGGGCTCAAAGTACAGCCCGGCGGCTTCAGTTACGATAAACCAGGGCACCGTCCTCGGCAGACTGGTCACCGACGGCACGTTCCCCGAGCCAGTGGAGGGCTTCATGGGGATCCCTTACGCCCTCCCTCCTGTCGGGCAACTCAGGTTCCGTCACGCCGTGCCTGTGCCGTCTGGCAACGATACACTACGAGCGTTTGAGCTTGGCCCTAG ATGCCCGGGAAAGCAGCTCGTCCCGTTCACCAACGACGAATGGCTCGGCCCGGACTGGCAGAGCGAGGATTGCCTGACCATCAACGTGTACCGCCCCAGGGGCCACACGGcagacgaaggcggccggaAGCTGCCGGTCGCGGTGATGATCCCGGGCGGCGCCTTCAACCGCGGCGCGGCGCGCATGCACAACACCCCGTCGATGCTGGCGTGGTCCGAGGAGCCGTGGGTCGGCGTGTCGATGCAGTACCgggtcggcgtcgccggcgggtTGAACACGGCGCTgaccgagaaggagggcCTGCTGAACCTCGGGCTCAAGGATATGTACGTCGCTCTGGAATGGGTCCAGGAGAACATTGCTGCCTTTGGTGGCGACCCGGACGATGTGACTATCATGGGGTTGTCTGCCGCGGCACACGGG ATTGGGCATCTCATCATGGACGTcaaccagaagaagaagctcttTCACAAGGCCATCATGGATTCCGGGGGCCATACTGCTCGGGTCGTACACCCGCCCGGCTCCAAACTCAATGAGGCACATTTCCAGGAGTTCCTAGAGCTGACTGGGTGTGGTAACCGCCCCGAACACGAGATTCTGCCCTGCCTCCGGGCCCTTCCCTCCTCGACCATTATCGAATCCGGCCAGACGGTGTACGAGAGATCGAACCCCTCCGTGCGCTGGGCGTGGCAGCctgtcctcgacggggacATCATCTCCAGACGCCCCATCGACGCGTGGAAGTCGAACAGGTGGAACAAGGTCCCCATCCTCACCGGCTCGGCCCACAACGAGGGGGCCATGTACGTCCCCCGGACGGCTTCCACGCCCGGCGACTTTACGGATTTCTTCCGCACCCTGCTGCCGCAGCTGTCCGAGGCGGACCTCGCGGAGCTGAACGCCCTCTATCCCGATCCCTCCACGGACCCCGGCTCCGAGTACGTCGAGACGAGGCCCCTCGACGTGGGCTCGCAGTACAAGCGAGCAGAGGCCGCGTACGGCCACTACGCGTACACCTGCCCGGTGCGCCAGACCGCCGTCTGGGGCAGCAGGCACGCCGGCGACCCTCCGGTCTACCTGTACCACTGGGCCCTGAACAAGACGGCTCTCTACGGCGCCAACCACGGCGACCAGATGCGCTACCAGACGTACAACGCCGAGGTGAGGTCCATCTCGCCGAAGCAggacgagatcgccgccgcgatgcACGCCTACGCCACCTCGTTCATCGTCCACGGTGACCCGAACAGGTTCAAGGCCAGGTCCGATGACGGCCTGCCCGAGTGGCTGCCGTTCGGCGGGGGTACtcagggcgaggaggccggcaagaCGATGGTCTTGGGAGAGGGCAATGATGAGCGCGCCGGAGGTTCCGGCCTGGGCACGACAGCTCGGTTTGCGGCCTACAACTGGGCGGAGAAAGAGTGCGACTTTTGGTGGAAGCTAACAGAGAAGTTTGAGGATTAG
- a CDS encoding uncharacterized protein (Putative zn(2)Cys(6) fungal-type DNA-binding domain, transcription factor domain, fungi), which produces MSPVIADQPTPRPYRSHLRPACLQCRRRKSRCQQQEGITSSTCQMCHVYGTDCEFPPSPRSAGRVPAPPPPLNPGKVQKPYRTTNHRHHHHHHQQRPPQSNTPCRREPLASAAKVYASQSAAAAAAATIRHSTSSPTSTASSGGSAPGSGPQAVLDPHNTHLMLALDSPEDEDNSHIIGPAVTNDTQVLADYLSSEPAIHERMIRVVKPRPGAQPNQVSRSTVSGGVRKPVIFTAVRKRPYGLSPRQTAPLQKYQIVEKMLEPWTSTLIDLYFQKVNICFPLLDEVSFKHQFSTARDRISPALLSVLYAHSMIFWKNSPDLPSEYCPDSRFIWNQATETLFSELHISPGISTIIAIILNVGGRPTTSMIMNEIQLGAAVSLAQSLGLNRDPTDWNISVPEKCLRMKIWWALVVHDKWLSLAYGTPPQIKRYQYDVPDPSLEYLTTQDATDAQRQAASVFMALVTLTGVLDKFLDHVYDLNQERDQQSSGRTSLDLELSLGQWEDSLGDDVRRIITRGNDLRAPGAANLRLAYLSTKLLRRRIELDIEKQDDNATTGSTAAAEAAAAAAAAAVPGDALTNRYIQVRRAAEEIVLLVQELEEDHLGDFWLPVSAFAFTSATTFLLRCALETENTAGGLAQSASLKLAKDLVDALQAHQRDAGWDLGDLCLAQYAEVVERLLAAESPSATVPEFQQLMMSSEVPIIDELFPNLWDMF; this is translated from the exons ATGTCGCCGGTGATAGCAGACCAGCCCACGCCCCGGCCGTACAGGTCCCATCTCCGCCCGGCCTGCTTGCAATGCCGCAGGCGCAAGTCCAGGtgccagcagcaggaggggatcacgtcgtcgacctgtcAGATGTGCCACGTTTACGGCACTGACTGCGAGTTCCCACCGTCTCCCCGGAGCGCCGGCCGCGtaccggcgccgccgccgccgctcaacCCCGGCAAAGTCCAGAAACCATACCGCACCAccaaccaccgccaccaccaccaccaccaccagcagcgcCCCCCGCAGTCCAACACGCCATGTCGGCGGGAACCTCTTGCGTCGGCAGCCAAGGTCTATGCATCCcagagcgccgccgccgccgccgccgccaccatccGGCACTCCacgtcttcgccgacgagcacCGCGTCGTCCGGCGGCTCAGCTCCGGGCTCGGGTCCCCAGGCCGTGCTCGACCCGCACAACACGCACCTGATGCTGGCGCTAGACAgccccgaggacgaggacaactCGCACATCATCGGGCCCGCGGTCACCAACGACACGCAGGTGCTGGCGGACTACCTCAGCTCGGAGCCCGCCATCCACGAGCGCATGATCCGCGTGGTCAAACCCAGGCCGGGGGCCCAGCCGAACCAGGTGTCCCGGTCCACGGTGTCGGGCGGCGTCCGGaagcccgtcatcttcaCGGCGGTTCGGAAGCGGCCCTACGGCTTGTCGCCGAGAcagacggcgccgttgcaGAAGTACCAGATTGTGGAGAAGATGTTGGAGCCGTGGACGTCAACGTTGATAGACTT ATATTTCCAGAAAGTCAACATTTGCTTTCCCCTTCTCGACGAAGTATCATTCAAGCACCAGTTCAGTACCGCAAGAGACAGGATATCACCGGCACTGCTGTCTGTTTTGTATGCGCACTCCATGATCTTCTGGAAAAACAGCCCAGATCTACCCTCGGAGTATTGCCCCGACTCTCGGTTCATATGGAACCAGGCGACCGAGACGCTGTTTTCAGAACTCCACATCTCGCCCGGGATAtccaccatcatcgccatcattctcaacgtcggcggcagGCCGACAACTTCGATGATCATGAACGAAATCCAGCTGGGGGCCGCCGTATCGCTCGCCCAGTCACTGGGCTTGAACCGGGACCCCACAGACTGGAACATCTCTGTTCCCGAGAAGTGCCTGCGGATGAAGATATGGTGGGCGCTTGTGGTCCACGACAAATG GTTGAGTCTGGCATACGGCACCCCGCCACAGATAAAGCGATACCAGTACGACGTGCCGGACCCCTCGCTGGAGTACCTCACCACGCAAGACGCCACGGACGCCCAGAGGCAAGCCGCGTCGGTGTTCATGGCCCTCGTCACGCTGAcgggcgtcctcgacaagTTCCTCGACCACGTCTACGACCTGAACCAGGAGCGCGACCAGCAGAGCAGCGGCCGGACGTCGCTCGACCTGGAGCTCAGCCTCGGGCAGTGGGAGGACTccctgggcgacgacgtcagGCGGATCATCACACGCGGCAACGACCTGCGCGCCCCCGGGGCCGCGAACCTGCGACTGGCGTACCTCTCGACCAAGCTTCTGCGCAGGCGGATCGAGCTCGACATTGAGAAGCAGGACGACAACGCCACAAccgggtcgacggcggcagcggaagcggcggcggcggcggcggcggcggcggtgcccgGGGACGCACTAACGAACCGCTACATCCAGGTCCgccgggcggccgaggagatcgTGCTTCTCGTGcaagagctcgaggaggaccacCTCGGCGACTTCTGGCTGCCGGTCAGCGCCTTCGCCTtcacgtcggcgacgacgttcCTGCTGCGCTGCGCCCTCGAGACGGAGAACACGGCGGGCGGGCTGGCGCAGAGCGCGTCCCtcaagctggccaaggacctcgtcgacgccctgcagGCGCACCAGCGGGACGCCGGGTGGGACCTGGGCGACCTCTGCCTGGCGCAGtacgccgaggtcgtcgagaggctgctggcggcggagagcCCGTCCGCGACGGTGCCCGAGTTCCAGCAGCTGATGATGTCGTCCGAGgtccccatcatcgacgagctcTTCCCCAACCTCTGGGACATGTTCTGA
- a CDS encoding Putative major facilitator superfamily, MFS transporter superfamily → MAVETSINAEQPKPKDLEIAEKRPSVPGSIDGDLKAGQVELLDEAEIFLQQNGISHAQMRELFEDEDAKKKLVRKIDLTLLPLLMGTYLLQYIDKQALSYGAVFDLFETTNTTQSQYSWLASIFYFAYLVAEWPASYLAQHFPTGTVVSVFVVSWGTVLTCTAASHSFAGLAVCRFLLGAFEAVITPCFMMIVSMWYTRAEAPMRAGSFYCFNGFGSMIGGILFYGVGQADGWDVWRIIFVMCGGLTIAWGVVLFFYLPNNIMTAKRYTVEEKALLIARSQSNNTGVFSRKIKPAQIKEAFRDPQIWLLFFYTLLNEIVNGGIANFGKLIVKGFTKDALLTTAYGIPYGAWVAFFIFTGPLCASKFKNFRTIVMMTWVLPTLVAVSLFLKLDRSNKNGLLMAYYISPSFVGALVVALQMPAANVAGYTKRVTSTAFVFLAYCVGNIIGPQAFLASEAPIYGTGCKVIMGCTAGQVVLAISIRILLKRRNKQRDAEAEASGQDENDEVLMDLTDFENRKFRYSY, encoded by the exons ATGGCCGTCGAGACGTCGATAAACGCAGAGCAACCCAAGCCCAAGGACCTGGAAATTGCGGAGAAGCGGCCTTCCGTTCCCGGCAGCATCGACGGGGACCTCAAGGCCGGCCAGgttgagcttcttgacgaggccgagattTTCTTGCAACAAAATGGCATCTCTCATGCTCAGATGCGCGAGCTCtttgaagatgaagatgcgaagaagaagttggTTCGCAAG ATCGACCTTACGCTGCTGCCCCTCCTCATGGGAACATACCTGCTGCAGTACATCGACAAGCAGGCCCTGAGCtacggcgccgtcttcgacctctTCGAGACGACCAACACGACGCAGAGCCAGTACTCGTGGCTCGCGAGCATCTTCTACTTCGCctacctcgtcgccgagtGGCCCGCCAGCTACCTGGCCCAGCACTTCCccaccggcaccgtcgttagcgtcttcgtcgtctcgtGGGGCACCGTCCTGACCtgcaccgccgcctcccacagcttcgccggcctggccgtcTGCCGCTTCCTGCTCGGCgccttcgaggccgtcatcaCGCCGTGCTTCATGATGATCGTCAGCATGTGGTACACCCGGGCCGAGGCGCCCATGCGCGCCGGGTCCTTCTACTGCTTCAATGGTTTCGGGTCTATGATTGGCGGCATCCTGTTCTacggcgtcggccaggccgacggcTGGGACGTCTGGCgcatcatcttcgtcatgTGCGGCGGCCTCACCATCGCCTGgggcgtcgtcctcttcttctaccTGCCCAACAACATCATGACGGCAAAGCGGTAcaccgtcgaggagaaggcgttGCTCATCGCGCGCAGCCAGAGCAACAACACTGGCGTCTTCAGCCGCAAGATCAAGCCGGCCCAGATCAAGGAGGCTTTCCGGGACCCCCAGATCTGgctcctcttcttctacaCCCTCCTTAATGAGATCGTCAACGGGGGTATTGCCAACTTTGGCAAGCTTATCGTCAAGGGGTTCACCAAGGACGCTCTTCTCACGACCGCGTACGGCATCCCCTACGGCGCTTGggtcgccttcttcatcttcacGGGGCCCCTCTGCGCCTCCAAGTTCAAGAACTTCCGCACAATCGTCATGATGACCTGGGTTCTTCCGACGCTCGTTGCCGTGTCGCTGTTCCTGAAGCTGGATAGGTCAAACAAGAACGGCTTGCTGATGGCCTACTACATC AGTCCCTCGTTCGTCGgcgcgctcgtcgtcgcgctaCAGATGCCGGCCGCTAACGTTGCAGGCTACACTAAGCGCGTGACCTCGAccgccttcgtcttcctcgcctacTGCGTCGGCAACATCATCGGACCGCAGGCGTTCCTCGCGTCGGAGGCGCCCATTTACGGCACTGGGTGCAAGGTCATCATGGGCTGCACCGCCGGCCAGGTCGTCTTGGCGATCTCCATCAGGATTCTCCTGAAGCGGAGGAACAAGCAGAGGGAtgcggaggccgaggcttCTGGGCAAGATGAGAATGACGAAGTGTTGATGGACTTGACGGACTTTGAGAACAGGAAGTTCCGGTACTCCTACTAA
- a CDS encoding Putative FMN-dependent dehydrogenase, FMN-dependent alpha-hydroxy acid dehydrogenase, active — MTVVKDARRPEPVNVADVHKIAKEKLSKPVWDYYQTGADDEYTLERNHTAYNDILLRPQMLRNVSNIDTSTTIFGKRYDIPIAVAPSAYQKLVGGEGELDVARAAANLGTNLTLSTNATTSLEDVARAIPERGPDRPRPWFQLYFLGNRDLTAKLIRRAEDAGYEALVLTVDTVILGNRLQERRTPLELPPGIAMANVESRKSGAISTAGLLLRAKTAAEHRRIQEENHDHLVDASLEWREVIPWLRSQTKMKIVLKGILTAEDAQRSVEAGVDAIVVSNHGGRQLDGVPSTIEALPEIVDVVRGRIPVIVDGGITRGTDVFKALALGADLCLIGRTALWGLAWDGQKGVEGVLNILERELARAMALMGVASLKDISRGLLGRARQNGFGVAKL, encoded by the exons ATGACTGTCGTTAAAGATGCCCGCCGCCCGGAACCGGTCAACGTTGCCGACGTTCACAAGATCGCAAAGGAGAAGCTCTCCAAGCCGGTATGGGACTACTACcagaccggcgccgacgatgagtACACGCTCGAGCGCAACCACACCGCTTACAACGA CATCCTTCTCCGACCTCAGATGCTGCGCAACGTGAGCAACATcgacaccagcaccaccatcTTCGGCAAACGGTACGACAtccccatcgccgtcgccccgaGCGCGTACcagaagctcgtcggcggcgagggcgagctcgacgtcgcccgcgccgccgccaacctcGGCACGAACCTCACGCTCTCGACCAACGCGACCACGtccctcgaggacgtcgcgCGGGCCATCCCCGAACGCGGGCCCGACCGCCCCCGGCCGTGGTTCCAGCTCTACTTCCTCGGCAACCGGGACCTCACGGCCAAGCTGatccgccgcgccgaggacgccggctACGAGGCGCTCGTGCTGACCGTCGACACCGTGATCCTGGGCAACCGCCTGCAGGAGCGGCGGACCCCGCTCGAGCTGCCGCCGGGCATCGCCATGGCCAACGTCGAGTCGCGCAAGTCCGGCGCCATCTCGAccgccggcctgctcctgCGCGCCAAGACGGCCGCCGAGCACCGGAGGATCCAGGAGGAGAACCACGACCACCTGGTCGACGCCAGCCTCGAGTGGCGCGAGGTCATCCCCTGGCTGCGGTCGCAGACCAAGATGAAGATCGTCCTCAAGGGCATcctgacggccgaggacgcccAGCGgtccgtcgaggccggcgtcgacgccatcgtcgtctccaaccacggcggccgccagctcgacggcgtGCCCTCGACCATCGAGGCCCTGCCCGAGATCGTCGACGTCGTGAGGGGCAGGAtccccgtcatcgtcgacggcggcatcaccCGCGGCACCGACGTCTTCAAGGctctcgccctcggcgccgacctgTGCCTCATCGGGCGGACGGCTCTGTGGGGGCTCGCGTGGGACGGTCagaagggcgtcgagggcgtgctGAACATCCTCGAGAGGGAGCTGGCGCGGGCCATGGCCCTGATGGGTGTGGCGAGCCTGAAGGACATCTCGAGGGGGCTGCTTGGCCGGGCCAGGCAGAACGGGTTCGGCGTTGCGAAGTTGTAG
- a CDS encoding Putative hemerythrin, translating to MDRGGEKDDMVSLTPSEFDIYNRLAVMMEKFHSYFRRIWKRLYSACSAPDHDSPKMTDDQIVREGLFLSCRLANHHNVEESSLFPLLARRMPRFQGDDVLLKQHRQIHDGLEDFQQYLEGCRTRKDRLDRQVLKSKMDPWGDVLMLHLDQEVEMLGARYMQKYWTQEEMLEMPI from the exons ATGGACCGTGGCGGGGAAAAGGATGACATGGTATCGCTGACGCCCTCGGAATTCGACATTTACAACCGTCTtgcggtgatgatggagaagTTT CACAGCTATTTCCGACGAATCTGGAAGCGCCTGTACAGCGCATGCTCAGCGCCCGATCACGACTCGCCAAAAATGACTGACGACCAGATTGTCAGAGAGggtctctttctctcgtgTCGCCTCGCGAACCATCACAATGTGGAAGAAAGCTCCCTGTTTCCCCTCCTGGCTCGCAGGATGCCCCGGTTCCAGGGGGACGACGTGCTGTTGAAGCAGCACCGCCAGATCCACGACGGGCTCGAGGACTTTCAGCAGTACCTCGAGGGCTGTCGTACGCGCAAGGACCGATTGGACCGGCAAGTCCTCAAGAGCAAGATGGATCCGTGGGGAGACGTGCTCATGTTGCACTTGGACCAAGAGGTCGAGATGCTGGGGGCTAGATATATGCAGAAGTATTGGACGCAAGAGGAGATGCTCGAAATGCCCATTTGA